A single window of Treponema denticola ATCC 35405 DNA harbors:
- a CDS encoding BrnA antitoxin family protein: MNTIVTMTLDDLKKTPLTEEEKQTIRKAKSIPTDDCPKQSKEELAKFRPWYEVHQKSETSIKIDADVLEWFKAQGKGYKTKINSVLRSYAFG; this comes from the coding sequence ATGAATACTATAGTAACTATGACATTAGATGATTTAAAGAAAACTCCGCTTACCGAAGAAGAAAAACAAACTATCCGAAAGGCAAAGTCTATACCTACTGATGACTGCCCCAAACAATCTAAAGAGGAGCTTGCTAAATTCAGGCCATGGTATGAAGTACATCAAAAAAGTGAAACTAGTATTAAAATAGATGCTGATGTATTGGAATGGTTTAAAGCTCAAGGTAAAGGCTATAAAACAAAAATCAATTCTGTTTTACGCTCTTATGCGTTCGGTTAA
- a CDS encoding carboxypeptidase-like regulatory domain-containing protein: MNVIKGIVRDKNKQPVSHAKVALLTERFEVIISGEADESGRFRLEADAKKYPYFIASKGFNEKFLDFWGCNIDLRKDLEINPILGKIEIFSLIFFPSLDADNCMMLYFRPMSLKQLVGKEKVIAPELSTDDITVSVNGDFYEIITMRVISETINKGVEPIRAYALKISLDGIEFDGKNKLEISIIKDDGYGEAVLFF, from the coding sequence ATGAATGTTATAAAGGGAATTGTGCGGGATAAAAACAAACAGCCTGTCAGTCATGCTAAAGTTGCTCTTTTAACGGAAAGGTTTGAAGTTATAATCAGCGGTGAAGCTGATGAATCGGGCCGTTTTCGTTTGGAAGCTGATGCAAAAAAGTACCCTTATTTTATCGCTTCAAAAGGTTTTAATGAAAAATTTCTTGACTTTTGGGGTTGTAATATAGATTTAAGGAAAGACCTTGAGATAAATCCTATTCTTGGTAAAATAGAAATTTTTAGTTTGATATTTTTCCCTTCCCTCGATGCAGATAATTGTATGATGCTTTATTTTAGGCCCATGAGTTTAAAACAGCTTGTAGGCAAGGAAAAAGTCATTGCACCTGAACTAAGCACCGATGATATAACCGTTTCCGTCAATGGGGACTTTTACGAAATTATTACAATGAGGGTTATAAGCGAAACGATTAATAAAGGAGTTGAACCTATAAGGGCCTATGCTTTAAAAATAAGCTTGGACGGAATTGAATTTGACGGGAAAAATAAACTTGAAATAAGCATTATAAAAGATGACGGTTATGGCGAAGCCGTTTTATTTTTCTAA
- a CDS encoding GldG family protein: MKKEYKFQFFLFVLMLILISLVSSKIYFRLDTTKEKNYTLSNYTKELLTNLESSVKVTWFKSSNVDNFFPSLKYLNDMLSEYKLYSKGDFSVVLKDTASLSSDAINKIGLIPREIEAQDNSVKIIHKLYSGLMIEYMGQTRIIPFIDDIDTLEYDLARFILSMRSDALGDTQAGTVFLIADPALLETDYSYVIPWLEYAGFNVLPLELPVSNIPAEFPLLVIGSDYIDYSSAAAIDMFLQKEGRAVFFVSGNKVDVKGSWKAKPKVKDFLLDVLSHHGFYINADMALDLINNFRITMAQVDNKGTKLINYPFWIQFPLSGINRDHPIFAAYRPLISFWPSSIDLDLNKNTELVPYVLTGQNSLTVFDSYSTDPLENHFKKFEDASFKPSVIVAGQTKPSRILVIGDEYMISRAIDYTGSTYNMDFMVNCVEYVSLKDNLLLLKNKKHSPPPFKQFEDREKMTNLVFRARLISIILLPLSVFILGLYMFIKQRRSR, translated from the coding sequence ATGAAAAAAGAATATAAGTTTCAATTTTTTCTTTTTGTTTTGATGCTTATTTTAATTTCTCTTGTCTCTTCAAAAATATATTTTAGACTTGATACTACAAAAGAAAAAAATTACACCCTGTCAAATTATACCAAAGAATTATTGACGAATCTTGAAAGCTCCGTAAAGGTAACTTGGTTTAAAAGTTCAAATGTAGATAATTTTTTCCCTTCATTAAAATACTTAAACGATATGCTTTCGGAATACAAATTATATTCCAAGGGTGATTTTAGTGTTGTACTAAAAGATACCGCAAGCCTTTCATCGGATGCCATAAACAAGATAGGGTTGATTCCCCGTGAAATAGAAGCTCAAGACAATTCCGTAAAGATAATCCATAAGCTGTACTCCGGTCTTATGATAGAATATATGGGGCAAACAAGAATTATACCCTTTATTGATGATATTGATACCTTAGAATATGACCTCGCAAGATTTATTTTAAGTATGAGGTCTGATGCTTTAGGAGATACCCAAGCAGGAACGGTTTTTCTTATTGCGGATCCTGCCTTGCTTGAAACCGATTATTCTTATGTCATTCCTTGGCTTGAATATGCAGGTTTTAATGTTTTACCTTTGGAATTGCCTGTCAGCAATATACCTGCCGAATTTCCTCTTTTGGTTATAGGTTCGGATTATATAGATTATTCTTCTGCTGCTGCGATAGATATGTTTTTACAAAAAGAGGGTAGGGCTGTTTTTTTTGTTTCAGGAAACAAGGTTGATGTAAAAGGTTCTTGGAAAGCAAAGCCTAAGGTAAAAGATTTTTTATTGGATGTGCTTTCTCATCACGGCTTTTATATAAATGCCGATATGGCTTTGGATTTAATAAATAACTTCCGCATTACGATGGCTCAAGTTGATAATAAAGGTACAAAACTAATTAATTATCCTTTTTGGATTCAGTTTCCTCTAAGCGGTATTAACCGAGACCATCCGATATTTGCCGCTTACCGGCCATTGATTTCTTTTTGGCCTTCTTCAATCGATTTGGATTTAAATAAAAACACCGAGCTTGTTCCCTATGTACTTACAGGTCAAAACTCCTTGACGGTTTTCGATTCTTATAGCACCGATCCTCTTGAAAATCATTTTAAAAAATTTGAAGATGCCTCTTTTAAACCTTCGGTAATTGTTGCAGGGCAAACAAAGCCTTCCCGTATCTTGGTTATAGGCGATGAGTATATGATAAGCAGAGCAATAGATTATACCGGTTCCACATACAATATGGATTTTATGGTAAACTGTGTAGAATATGTTTCTTTAAAAGATAATCTTCTTTTGTTAAAAAATAAAAAACATTCTCCTCCTCCATTTAAGCAATTTGAAGATAGAGAAAAAATGACAAACCTTGTATTTAGGGCAAGATTAATTTCTATCATACTTCTTCCTCTTTCCGTTTTTATTTTGGGTCTTTACATGTTTATAAAACAAAGGAGGTCAAGGTGA
- a CDS encoding dihydroorotase: MIDSHVHLRDGLLSDKETIAHALALACPAGFTAFFDMPNTNPPLTNAEAVLERFALAEKSIKQAGVSAFYGIYGGLTSDIAQIEKMVLFYKKYFPKIVGFKMFAGHSTGNMGIVEKEDQRKVYAALKKFDYRGILAVHCEKESLMNNSIFDIENPITHSLARPPIAETESIKDQIELMQSEDFKGHLHVCHISTKEGIRLVAEAKKSGLSISCGATAHHALLNIDSYKKSGIFVKMNPPLREKEEQEAVFNALISGGIDWIESDHAPHTYEDKKKGASGIPGFAGSLILLKELRKAGCSEKRLDELCGKAVNHIFKLDLSYKVPSNTEIDASLPSLRSGYPFDAFEFFGISKFSFLNFIVTLTICTIAYIL; the protein is encoded by the coding sequence ATGATAGATTCCCATGTTCATCTTAGAGACGGCCTTTTATCCGATAAAGAAACTATAGCCCATGCCTTGGCCTTGGCCTGTCCCGCTGGTTTTACGGCCTTTTTTGATATGCCGAATACCAATCCTCCCCTTACAAATGCCGAGGCTGTTTTGGAGCGTTTTGCCCTTGCGGAAAAATCTATAAAGCAGGCCGGCGTATCTGCTTTTTACGGTATTTACGGCGGTCTTACTTCAGATATTGCTCAAATAGAAAAAATGGTTTTATTCTATAAAAAATACTTTCCTAAAATAGTGGGCTTTAAAATGTTTGCCGGTCATTCCACCGGAAACATGGGTATAGTTGAAAAAGAAGACCAAAGGAAGGTCTATGCCGCTCTTAAAAAATTCGATTACAGGGGTATTCTTGCCGTTCATTGCGAAAAAGAAAGCCTTATGAATAATTCGATCTTCGATATTGAAAATCCTATCACTCACAGCCTTGCCCGGCCTCCTATTGCCGAAACGGAATCCATAAAGGATCAGATTGAGCTTATGCAAAGCGAGGACTTTAAGGGACATCTTCATGTCTGTCACATAAGCACAAAAGAAGGAATAAGGCTTGTTGCCGAGGCAAAAAAAAGCGGGCTTAGTATTTCGTGCGGGGCTACGGCTCATCATGCCCTCTTAAATATTGATTCTTATAAAAAGTCCGGTATCTTTGTAAAAATGAACCCTCCCTTACGTGAAAAAGAGGAACAGGAAGCCGTTTTTAATGCCCTCATTTCAGGCGGAATTGACTGGATTGAAAGCGACCACGCTCCGCACACATATGAAGATAAGAAAAAAGGCGCTTCCGGTATTCCGGGCTTTGCCGGTTCTCTGATTCTTTTAAAAGAACTGCGCAAGGCAGGCTGCTCCGAAAAAAGACTGGACGAACTTTGCGGTAAGGCCGTAAACCATATTTTTAAACTTGATTTGTCTTATAAAGTCCCCTCAAATACCGAAATCGATGCCTCCCTCCCAAGTTTAAGATCCGGCTACCCCTTCGATGCCTTTGAATTTTTTGGTATTTCCAAATTTTCTTTTTTAAATTTTATTGTTACCTTGACTATATGTACAATAGCATATATACTATAA
- a CDS encoding DEAD/DEAH box helicase, producing the protein MLITFKELGLDDIVLQAVEAKGFEEPTPIQVLAIPRLLSGEANVIAKARTGTGKTAAFGLPLVQELRSNTGKVRALILVPTRELAVQVAGELESFRIEEYPRIATVYGGAAIGPQLRSLKTGVEIVVGTPGRIMDHLERGSLKIEDIEYFILDEADEMLNMGFIEDIENIFSKANPEARVLMFSATMPKQILSIASDFMGDYEIVEEEPQEERASLTEQFFWVVREGDKTEALVRLIDTSPNFYGLVFCQTKIDADDVAKELDERHYEAAALHGDIPQSQREKILERFRSKKTRILVATDVAARGIDIEGISHVVNYAIPYDGPTYTHRIGRTGRAGAAGVAVSFVRPNEVKRIEYLRKHARGELKEGKIPSIEQVIEIKRTRILKETAAQIEKRISEEKPEQGFAAFANKLTEYGDAQTVLSFILQMQYGSFLSPAHYKTIKPVRSEGKARKSDDDSLRLYIGVGRKDGITKRKLAEMLSRLLSIPERLVDDIEVMDKFSLATMPKNAANDALRLCKKKRGLPHMHIDVKSEAPTNYGSIGKGKRGQKRKNGTQRKKEGLSSASKYKRK; encoded by the coding sequence ATGTTAATTACTTTTAAAGAATTGGGACTTGACGATATAGTCCTGCAAGCAGTTGAAGCCAAGGGTTTTGAAGAACCTACTCCTATTCAGGTTTTGGCTATTCCCCGCCTTCTTTCAGGAGAAGCAAATGTTATCGCTAAGGCTCGGACAGGAACGGGAAAGACGGCAGCCTTCGGCCTTCCCCTTGTGCAAGAGCTGCGTTCAAATACCGGAAAGGTGAGAGCCCTTATTTTGGTTCCTACCAGAGAGCTGGCCGTTCAAGTTGCCGGCGAACTTGAATCTTTTAGAATAGAAGAATATCCCCGTATCGCAACCGTTTACGGAGGAGCGGCGATAGGCCCTCAACTTAGAAGCCTAAAAACAGGTGTCGAAATCGTTGTAGGAACTCCCGGCCGCATAATGGATCATCTTGAGCGGGGCTCCCTAAAAATCGAAGATATAGAATATTTTATTTTGGATGAAGCCGATGAGATGCTTAACATGGGCTTTATCGAAGACATAGAAAATATCTTTTCAAAGGCAAATCCTGAAGCCCGTGTTTTAATGTTTTCGGCGACGATGCCAAAGCAGATACTGAGCATAGCTTCAGACTTTATGGGCGACTATGAAATTGTCGAAGAAGAACCTCAAGAAGAAAGAGCTTCTTTAACGGAACAATTTTTTTGGGTTGTAAGGGAAGGGGATAAAACCGAAGCCCTTGTCCGTCTTATAGATACGAGCCCTAACTTTTACGGCCTCGTATTTTGCCAAACAAAAATCGATGCCGATGATGTTGCAAAGGAACTTGACGAAAGGCACTACGAAGCTGCCGCCCTCCACGGGGATATTCCTCAAAGCCAAAGGGAAAAAATATTGGAACGCTTTAGATCAAAAAAGACCCGCATTCTTGTTGCAACCGATGTTGCCGCAAGGGGTATAGACATCGAGGGAATTTCCCATGTTGTAAACTATGCAATTCCTTATGACGGGCCGACCTATACCCACCGTATAGGAAGAACGGGCAGGGCAGGAGCGGCAGGGGTTGCAGTCAGCTTTGTACGCCCTAATGAGGTAAAAAGAATCGAGTACCTGCGCAAACATGCCCGCGGAGAATTAAAAGAAGGCAAAATTCCTTCAATCGAACAAGTCATCGAAATCAAGCGTACCCGTATCTTAAAAGAAACGGCTGCCCAAATCGAAAAACGCATTAGCGAAGAAAAACCCGAACAGGGCTTTGCAGCCTTTGCAAATAAACTCACGGAATACGGAGATGCTCAAACCGTTCTCTCCTTTATTCTTCAAATGCAGTACGGCTCGTTTTTATCGCCTGCTCATTATAAAACAATCAAGCCTGTGCGTTCCGAAGGGAAGGCGCGAAAATCTGATGACGATTCTTTGCGTCTTTATATAGGTGTGGGCCGAAAAGACGGCATCACAAAGCGAAAACTTGCCGAAATGCTAAGCCGGCTTCTTTCAATCCCCGAACGGCTTGTAGATGATATAGAGGTTATGGATAAGTTTTCCCTTGCTACTATGCCTAAAAATGCTGCAAATGATGCTCTGCGCCTATGTAAAAAGAAAAGGGGCTTGCCTCATATGCATATTGATGTAAAAAGTGAGGCTCCGACTAATTACGGTTCTATCGGTAAGGGAAAAAGAGGACAAAAACGGAAAAACGGAACACAAAGAAAAAAAGAAGGTTTAAGCTCTGCTTCAAAGTATAAGCGTAAATAG
- a CDS encoding ABC transporter permease: MNLEKTNKNLIFFITKKEFRMMYKSSSFYAASLFFLAGAAIAFIGSDSWFNAGLSDLKNFFFNMPLLFCVVIPMLTMSSWSDEKKQFTDKFLFSLPVSIRYIVLGKYLSLILIWSIMLALSLVIPLSVFSLAYFDSGSFFVSYISIFLFGAGIISISLGLSAVSGKPEINFLLSFLTVLFFTIIYPLTRNLNFPLLLNEIISYLSFSSHFESAARGLFDSRDIIFYLILVALGIELNVFILTQQRNVR, from the coding sequence ATGAATTTAGAAAAAACGAATAAAAATCTTATTTTTTTTATTACAAAAAAAGAATTTAGGATGATGTATAAAAGTTCGTCTTTTTATGCTGCCTCTCTTTTTTTTCTGGCCGGTGCGGCCATTGCCTTTATCGGTTCCGATTCGTGGTTTAATGCAGGTTTGTCGGATCTAAAAAACTTTTTTTTTAATATGCCTCTTTTATTTTGTGTTGTAATTCCGATGCTGACGATGAGTTCGTGGAGTGATGAAAAAAAACAATTTACCGATAAGTTTTTATTTTCTCTGCCTGTTTCTATCCGATATATTGTGCTGGGAAAATATTTAAGCCTTATTTTAATATGGTCTATTATGCTTGCATTAAGCTTGGTAATACCGCTTTCAGTTTTTTCATTGGCTTATTTCGATTCCGGCTCTTTTTTTGTTTCTTATATTTCTATTTTTTTATTCGGTGCGGGCATTATTTCTATTTCTCTTGGACTTTCGGCAGTAAGCGGTAAACCTGAAATTAATTTTTTGCTTTCGTTTTTGACGGTTTTATTTTTCACAATTATTTATCCTTTGACAAGAAATTTAAATTTTCCTTTATTGCTGAATGAGATTATCTCTTATCTTTCTTTTAGTTCTCATTTTGAATCGGCTGCACGGGGGCTTTTTGATTCACGCGACATTATCTTCTATTTAATTTTAGTCGCCTTAGGAATTGAACTGAATGTTTTTATTTTAACACAACAAAGGAATGTAAGATGA
- the pyrF gene encoding orotidine-5'-phosphate decarboxylase — translation MNYIDLLKTSAKKTNNCACMGLDPIFEAVPNKTGMVKDNLVSFFKELFNKMQEKNLIPAAFKPNIGYYSALDKPREKDFSGSESLAEILSLIEKHFPGIPVILDSKRGDIARSSLNYAIEAFDGWKADAVTVSPYMGSDSILPFISEKYLDKGAYILNRTSNPGAKDFQNLKTDSEGKNNSELYIEVAKKIAFYAKEFPGTGAVVGATGMEELKIISGIYAQAGEVPMLIPGVGSQGGDAKTVMEVLKNSGCNLALIRINSSSALTHPWKKAPVPENYLELCINNIEKLLNETAINNISF, via the coding sequence ATGAACTACATCGACTTATTAAAAACTTCGGCAAAAAAAACGAATAACTGTGCATGTATGGGCTTAGACCCGATTTTTGAAGCTGTTCCTAATAAAACCGGAATGGTAAAGGATAATCTTGTAAGCTTTTTTAAAGAGCTTTTCAATAAGATGCAGGAAAAGAATTTGATTCCCGCAGCTTTTAAACCGAATATAGGTTACTATTCGGCCCTTGATAAGCCCAGAGAAAAAGATTTTTCGGGTTCCGAAAGCCTTGCAGAAATTTTATCCCTAATCGAAAAACACTTCCCCGGTATTCCTGTAATCCTCGATTCAAAGCGGGGAGATATTGCCCGCTCCAGTCTTAACTATGCTATCGAAGCCTTCGACGGCTGGAAGGCGGATGCGGTAACGGTCAGTCCCTACATGGGAAGCGATTCTATTCTTCCCTTTATTTCGGAAAAGTATTTGGATAAGGGAGCTTATATTTTAAACCGGACAAGTAATCCCGGAGCAAAGGATTTTCAAAACCTTAAAACCGATTCTGAGGGTAAAAATAATTCGGAGCTTTATATCGAGGTTGCAAAAAAGATTGCTTTTTATGCAAAGGAATTTCCGGGAACGGGAGCCGTTGTCGGAGCTACGGGAATGGAAGAGCTAAAAATAATTTCGGGTATTTATGCCCAAGCAGGAGAGGTCCCCATGCTGATTCCGGGAGTCGGCTCCCAAGGAGGAGATGCAAAAACGGTAATGGAAGTTCTTAAAAATTCCGGCTGCAATTTAGCCCTTATAAGAATAAACAGCTCCAGTGCCTTAACCCATCCTTGGAAAAAAGCACCTGTGCCTGAAAACTATTTGGAGCTTTGTATAAACAATATCGAAAAACTTCTAAACGAGACGGCAATAAACAACATCAGTTTTTAA
- a CDS encoding formylglycine-generating enzyme family protein, whose protein sequence is MKKFFVLFLAILFVSVSACKNPFFKNMLDKDSGSEGTGDWNSQSSDVGSFEDAGDFVKIIPPANGIVGVAPNYALPGNHDYWKGVFIAGRTVKLSPYKIGKMEVTYELWYSVLKWNTDNGRGYIFANQGREGSNGGEGVAPTGAKKEPVTMISWRDCIVWCNAYTEKEKGIGECVYRKKDNHTVVLKDATATAACDSAYADMNKKGFRLPTEAEWEYAARRQGSNTENAAQYGDVWLTKLNSASGAKDKWDTAETGEVAWYKGNSGNKTHPVGKKRANALGLYDMSGNVTEWCFDWDDTIAAENVTDPQGAASGSARVERGGSWLNYAYGCTVGVRYCVTPGSRSDNLGFRLACRP, encoded by the coding sequence ATGAAAAAATTTTTTGTTTTATTTTTGGCGATACTTTTTGTATCGGTTTCGGCTTGTAAAAACCCGTTTTTTAAAAACATGCTGGATAAGGATTCGGGGAGTGAAGGGACCGGAGATTGGAATTCTCAAAGTTCCGATGTAGGTTCCTTTGAAGACGCAGGGGACTTTGTAAAAATAATACCTCCTGCAAACGGCATCGTAGGCGTTGCTCCTAACTACGCCTTACCCGGAAATCATGATTATTGGAAAGGTGTATTTATTGCAGGGCGCACGGTAAAACTGAGCCCCTATAAGATCGGCAAAATGGAGGTAACCTATGAGCTATGGTATAGTGTACTAAAATGGAATACTGATAATGGTAGGGGATACATCTTTGCCAATCAGGGAAGAGAAGGCAGTAATGGAGGTGAAGGAGTAGCCCCCACAGGTGCAAAAAAAGAGCCTGTAACAATGATAAGCTGGCGAGACTGCATAGTGTGGTGTAATGCGTATACTGAAAAAGAAAAAGGAATAGGCGAATGCGTCTACCGCAAAAAGGACAATCATACGGTTGTATTAAAAGATGCGACGGCAACAGCTGCTTGTGATTCAGCCTATGCCGATATGAATAAAAAAGGCTTTAGACTTCCGACGGAAGCCGAGTGGGAATATGCTGCCCGCAGGCAGGGAAGCAATACTGAAAATGCGGCACAATACGGCGATGTATGGCTGACCAAATTAAACAGTGCAAGCGGAGCCAAAGATAAATGGGATACGGCTGAAACAGGAGAGGTTGCATGGTATAAAGGTAATTCAGGAAATAAAACTCATCCGGTAGGAAAAAAGCGGGCAAATGCTCTAGGTTTATACGACATGTCGGGGAATGTCACCGAATGGTGTTTTGATTGGGATGACACCATAGCAGCAGAAAATGTTACCGATCCTCAAGGTGCCGCGTCGGGCTCTGCCCGTGTTGAACGCGGCGGCAGCTGGCTCAACTACGCGTACGGCTGCACTGTAGGCGTACGGTACTGCGTCACTCCTGGCAGCAGGAGCGACAATCTTGGCTTCCGCCTGGCTTGTCGGCCATAG
- a CDS encoding BrnT family toxin, giving the protein MIFEWDEIKNENNIKKHDGISFKIAARVFLDSKRREKYDEQHSTLEEQRWNAIGLVEDVLFVVFTERKNDIIRLISARKANQEEINEYYSNYDIR; this is encoded by the coding sequence ATGATTTTTGAATGGGATGAGATCAAAAATGAAAATAATATAAAAAAGCATGACGGTATTTCATTCAAAATAGCTGCTCGCGTGTTTCTTGATAGTAAGCGTAGAGAAAAATATGATGAGCAGCATTCAACCCTTGAAGAACAGCGTTGGAATGCGATTGGGCTTGTTGAAGATGTGCTTTTTGTTGTGTTTACGGAAAGAAAAAATGATATAATTAGGCTTATATCAGCACGGAAAGCAAATCAGGAGGAAATAAATGAATACTATAGTAACTATGACATTAGATGA
- a CDS encoding DUF4340 domain-containing protein: MKNFFKLKKYTQALIFANIFFLLSLIFVSIPKNEANVFNTSLVSRQNIENIDEIVFTIPDNSLPPRFNELRLIKKKDKFILSSQSGEYKVQPALIERLFSVLSTKQNFRFVSDDIKQYINFGLDEDHAARLQLLRSDKTIMGDFVFGKNDTLGINRYVRIDARTKIFIMPDVLSSFLTVKSNFWLDLQIYKYKFENNSIQLIEKNKQIISRSDKHKEKFDELETFLKQFSCIDIFPAFPITNSETQELNLILGTGEKIEIFFTPMESGDFILFDSASNNSYVISGYTKRRIDSILDSIFEDFKN; the protein is encoded by the coding sequence GTGAAAAACTTTTTTAAGTTAAAAAAATATACTCAAGCTTTGATTTTTGCAAATATTTTTTTTCTCTTAAGTTTGATTTTTGTAAGTATTCCAAAAAATGAAGCAAATGTTTTTAACACTTCACTTGTATCAAGGCAAAATATAGAAAACATAGATGAAATTGTTTTTACTATTCCCGATAATTCCCTTCCTCCGCGTTTTAACGAATTAAGGCTTATCAAAAAAAAAGATAAATTTATTTTGAGTAGTCAATCTGGGGAATATAAGGTTCAGCCGGCCTTAATAGAAAGACTTTTTTCCGTTTTAAGTACTAAACAAAATTTTAGGTTTGTAAGCGATGATATAAAACAATATATTAATTTCGGCTTGGATGAAGATCATGCTGCCCGCCTACAGCTATTGCGTTCCGATAAAACCATAATGGGCGATTTTGTTTTCGGAAAAAACGATACGCTGGGTATCAACCGCTATGTCCGAATAGACGCCCGCACAAAAATTTTTATTATGCCCGACGTCTTATCTTCTTTTTTAACCGTAAAATCTAACTTTTGGCTCGACCTGCAAATTTATAAATATAAATTTGAAAATAACTCAATTCAGCTTATCGAAAAAAACAAACAGATTATCAGCCGTTCAGATAAACATAAAGAAAAATTCGACGAGTTGGAAACATTTTTAAAACAATTTTCATGTATAGATATTTTTCCTGCATTTCCGATTACCAATTCGGAAACTCAAGAGCTTAATTTAATTTTGGGTACCGGAGAAAAAATAGAGATTTTTTTTACGCCGATGGAAAGCGGCGATTTTATTTTGTTTGATTCCGCTTCTAATAATTCCTATGTCATAAGCGGATACACAAAACGCCGCATCGATTCCATCTTGGATTCTATTTTTGAAGATTTTAAAAACTGA
- a CDS encoding glycosyltransferase family 2 protein: protein MNFLQRRAARFGCAAEQKPLVSLCVPLYGTEGLVGRFLDSVLQQDSALLFETIIVNDGSPGTKELRRIIKTYAKRFKERGLPLVFLEHSKNLGTLEARRTATNAASGEYLTFADPDDELPPDALRILYDAACASGADIVHGSIAVFGTENEPEKRVTSFAQKAAQVYHGTLTGDEILRGFFIEHLYAAFVCGKLFQTALVQKAYGEIPFTYCTMAEDMLLYFFISLYAGKYLGIPDTVYKYRINTGLTSRRQITDLAGLQKVCSAASVFTVIFSYLDEHPDLGSDIREAVRDLGRSHYADNLKQLEICVVPSLQEEARAMLEEWWGMHN from the coding sequence ATGAATTTTCTCCAACGCCGCGCCGCGCGCTTCGGATGTGCGGCCGAGCAAAAGCCGCTCGTAAGCCTCTGCGTTCCCCTTTACGGGACGGAGGGGCTTGTCGGGCGGTTTTTAGACAGTGTGTTGCAGCAGGACTCTGCACTGCTTTTTGAAACCATCATTGTAAACGACGGCAGTCCCGGCACAAAAGAACTCAGGCGCATCATTAAAACGTACGCTAAGCGGTTTAAAGAGCGGGGGCTGCCGCTCGTGTTTTTGGAACATAGTAAAAACCTCGGGACGCTTGAAGCGCGGCGTACGGCAACCAATGCGGCATCGGGCGAATACCTCACCTTTGCCGACCCCGACGATGAGCTGCCGCCTGACGCTCTCCGCATCTTATACGATGCAGCCTGTGCATCCGGCGCGGATATTGTACATGGCAGCATTGCCGTATTCGGTACGGAAAACGAACCCGAAAAGCGTGTTACCTCCTTTGCACAAAAAGCCGCACAAGTATATCATGGGACGCTTACCGGGGATGAGATTCTCCGCGGTTTTTTTATCGAGCATCTCTATGCGGCCTTTGTATGCGGCAAGCTTTTTCAAACAGCCCTCGTTCAAAAAGCGTATGGCGAAATTCCGTTTACATATTGTACGATGGCGGAAGATATGCTTCTTTACTTTTTTATCTCCTTATATGCCGGTAAATACCTAGGCATACCCGATACCGTGTACAAGTACCGTATCAATACAGGCCTTACTTCCCGCCGCCAAATCACAGACCTTGCAGGATTGCAAAAAGTGTGCTCAGCCGCTTCGGTGTTTACTGTCATTTTTTCTTATTTGGATGAACACCCTGATCTTGGCAGCGATATACGCGAAGCGGTACGGGATTTAGGCCGCTCTCACTATGCCGATAACCTCAAGCAGCTGGAAATCTGCGTAGTTCCTTCATTACAGGAAGAAGCTCGGGCGATGCTGGAAGAATGGTGGGGAATGCATAATTAA